Genomic window (Mesorhizobium sp. M4B.F.Ca.ET.058.02.1.1):
AAGGGATCGCCCATCCGGGTGTGCGGAGAGCGTGATTGCATTTTGGTTGTGCTATATCGCCTGCTTTCCTGCCGTATGAGGTTCTGCCCGGGTTCATGCTTCGGTCCGTGGTCGGCGCGGCGGCCGCCAACATGATGCTTGTCCAATATGGTTCCGATGCGCCCATCTCATTGGCGTGCTCGCCCGGCGGGGCGGCATCAGTCCAGACCGCGGCGTCATCGGGACCACGTCCCGGGTCGGGGACCTCGCAGGTCTGCGCTCAGGCAGACTTCAACACGGAGATTAGCTCATGCATGGATCGGCTCTGGCGCTCCTTCCCAGCGGAAGTTTCCTCCGTCCAGCCACATCCGATGCAGGATCACACCGATCCGACGCGCCAAGGCCACCATGGCCCGCTTGGTGCCGCGCCGTTTCGCGACCCGCGAGGCCCATGTCCGCAACCACGACCCACGGCCCCGGTTCATCATGACGGTTGCGGCCTGGCATAAGGCGTGGCGTAAATGGGCGTCACCGGCTTTGGTGATACCGCCTGTCACGTCGCGCTCGCCGGACTGCTGCCGTGAAGGGGTGAGGCCGACCCACGGGCCGACTTTCTTCGACGACGAGAACCGAGCCGGATCATCCACGGCCGACTTGAAGGTCAATGCGACCACCGCGCCAACGGCCGGCATGGTCATCAGCAAGCGGCAGGTCGGGTCGTCCTGTGCTAGGCTGCGCACATGCCGCTCCAGTCGCGCCAGTTCATGGCGGAGGGTGGCACGGGCGCGAAGCATCGGCTCGGTTGCCGCCACCAGCGTAGTGTTGCTGGCAACCAGTTCCTGAATGCGAGCATCAAACCGTCCTTTGGAGATTGCGCCGACTTTCAAGCCGAAGTTCCGCAATAACCCGCGCAAGGACATTTCCAGAGCGATCACGCCCTGCTGGATGGATTTGCGCGCCCCGAGGAGTGCGCGGATCTCCTGGGCAGACACCGACTTGCAATGGACTGGCCGGAACCAGCCCAAATGTAGCAGCCGGGCAATACCTTCAGCATCGCGCCGGTCTGTCTTGATCGGCATGGCTTTCAGAGCACCCTTCACTTGCCGGGTTTCCATCAGAACCACTTCCAGGCCGGCTTCGGTCAGCCCACGGTGCAGCCATCGCGACAACGGCCCGGCTTCCATCCCGATCATCGCAATTTCGCCCTGTTGCTCCAGCGCGAATTGCGTCAGCGCCGCGGGATCGCTGCCGACCTCAGCCTCCTTCACGATCTTGCCGTGCTCGCTGACAATGCAGACCGCAGTCTTGGCGAGTGAGACATCCAACCCAATGAACAGTTTCATCCCGTAATCCTCCTGTCAGAATCAGATACGGGAGCGTCGGCGGCAACCGGTCAGCATGCAATCGGTAACGGGCAGCGCACGACGCAGGCCCCGTTACAGCATCTCATTGATCCAGAAGATGAACGCTGCAGCGAAGGCGATTGCTGACAAGAATGTGTGCGCGCATCGGTCGTATCGAGTGTGGATGCGTCGCCAGTCCTTGGTCGGTCTGCCGGGGCACCGAGTTATAATGGAGATAATCTTCTTTTGTATCTATGTCGATGATGATATCCGTCATGCCTGCCAAAATGAGTCGGCGCTGGGCACAGCGTGACGACCCTATTCTGGCGGGCCGAGGCGGCTGCCCCAGCACCTAGCAGCGAGAAAACACACGCAAGGAGAACTCCATTGCCTTCTTCAGAGACCAGAGCGCAGACACTCGGCCCTAGCATGATTTGGCGGAACTGGGTGAGCAATCAGGTTTGTCGGGTGAAGCATTTCGAAATGCCAAGTTCGGACGATGACGTCTGCAGAACGATCAAGACAGCAGCTTCAACCAATCTGCGCGTCCGCGTAGTGGGTACGGGGCACTCTTATACGCCGATTGTCCCCACGGACGGAGTTCTAATCTCCGCGGAGCGTCTAACAGGGATCGAAAATATCGACCCAACCAACGGCAGCGTAACCCTCCGCGGCGGAACGCGGATTTGTGACGTTGGCCTTGAACTGCGTTCTGCTGGTTGGGCATTGCCCAACCAGGGCGATATCGATCTGCAGACGATGAGCGGGGCCGTATCGACGGGTACGCATGGCAGCGGCGATAGTTTGCAATGCTTAGCGGGCCCGATAATTGGAATGCGGATAGCGATGGGCGATGGATCCATCGCCAATTTCGATGCTTCGCAAGACATCGATGTCCTCAACGCTGCGAAAGTTTGTCTCGGAATGCTTGGCGTGGTGCTTTCCGTCACGATGAAGCTTGTTCCTGCTTTTGATCTTCATGACAAAATATGGCGTGAGGATTTTGAAGAATGCATGAATCATTTGGATCAGCTATGTCAGGAAAACCGGAGCCTCCGCGTGTTCTGGTGCCCGACCGAACACTCGGCATCGTTATACAGCCTGCCCGACACGTCTGGCATTGGTCGTACGCGCAGTAAAGCTGATGTCTGCGAAATCAGAACGCTGAACGTCACAACTCAGCCGTCAGCAGCTGTCGAAGCACAGGCCGGCGAGAGAATAGGGCCCAGCTATCGGATATTTCCGGGTTCAATTCCGATGCCGAACCATAACGAATGCGAATACTCGGTGCCCTACGAGGACGGTCCGGCGGTATTGCGTGAAATACGCAAGCTGATCCAGACGAAGCATCCGTCGCAGATATTCCCGGTTGAGTATAGAACCGTGGCGGCTGACGATATTTGGTTGAGTCCATACTTTGAGCGGAAGACCGCAATGATATCGGTGTCCGGCGCAGCAGGAGAGGACTACTGGGATTTCATCCGCGATTGCGAGACAATCTTTTCCTGGGTAAAAGGTCGTCCGCATTGGGGCAAACTTCACAGCCTGGGCCGGTCCGAGATCGAAGCCTTGTACCCAAGATACGGGGATTTTATTTCTCAAAGGGCTCGCTTCGACCCGGACGGTCGCTTCCTGAACGACTACCTGCGCGAACGTTTCGGCTAAAAGCTTTTATCTATGGTGGCTTCTGCGGTTCGCTGCATAGCCGCCTGGAACTTGCTGCCATCTTTAGCGATCATGTTGGCGAGGATGTCGATGATCAAATATTGTCCAGCGACCCTGGAGAATGCTCCTCGCGTGATGGGCGTGTCTGTTGAGGATGCTCCCAGTACAGCGTCCGCGTTGGCAGCGATCGGACTGCGTATATGACAGGTGATTGCGATGGTAAATGCGCCAGCCGCCTTGGCCGCCATAAGTGAGTTGATTGTATCCTTGCTCGAGCCAGATTCCGAAATTGCCAGTGCGACTTGCTTCGGCCCGAGATTCACTGCACTCATGACGGCGAGATGTGGGTCGTCCAGCACGCGCGACACCAGTCCGAATCGAACAAACAAGTAATGCGCGTATCGGGCCACATTCGCAGAGCCGCCGAACCCGTACAGATCTATGCTTTTTGCTCGTATGATCTGTTTTGCCGCCAATTCGAGAGCGGCGTGGTTCAACAGGTCCTTTGTCTGCTTGAGCGCGGTGATGGCCGTCGACAGCGTGTCGTCGATGACGTCACCAGACGGGCTGGCGTGTCTGATTGTCTGGTGAGTGGAGAGTTCGATCCCCAATGCCAGTTTGAAACGCTGGAAGCTCGAAAATTTGATGTCTCTACAGAACCTCAAGACGCTCGCTTCGCTCGATCCGGATCCGTCAGCAACCTCCGTGATAGTTTGGTTCACGACCTTCGCGGGATCGTTAAGGACGTACTCACTGATGCGAAGGAGCGCCGGACTGAGGCTGGGCTGAGACGAACGCAAGCGCGCCAAGATCTTTTCCTGCATTTACGATTCCCTTGATGTCGCCGAGCTCCAGCTCCCTAGGCTTGATTGACACAGGCAGTGAAAGCAATAGGAATTTTTCAGCAGATTGCCAAGCCGTGAACATTGTTTTCGTTAGAGCCCCCAGCCGCCTGCCAGCCTTTTTGCACGGCATTTGACCATCATCGCCGCGCGGGGAAAGAGTCGCGCATGATGAAAAAAGCCATCTTTGACAGACGAAAAAAAAGTGATATTCCTTCAGCGAGAGACTGGGACCGCGGCCGCTGGGCGCGAATGCGAACAGAGATGACGAGATGGGTTCTATATCGATTGGTGTCGACATCGGAGGCACCAAAACGCATTTGAGAAGCTGCCTGGAACAGGGCATGGGCCGCGACTTGGTGGTGAGGACCAGTGAATGGCGTTGTGGAGCCTATGACCACGATATTCCTGGACTAATCGCGCTAATCAGCGGATTTGCGGATGGCGCCACTCCCAACGGCATCGCGATTGGCTCTCATGGATGTGATGATGAGGCCGAGTGTGCCATCCTGCAAAAACCACTTTCCAATCATTTTGCCTGCCCGTTGAGGGTCGTCAACGATGCAGAGCTATTTCCCCTAGCCATGGGGCTTTCCAGCGGAATTGGTGTCGTCGCGGGAACTGGCTCAATCGCCGTTGCTCGGGACCAGAAAGGCAGGATGCATGTCGCAGGCGGTTGGGGCTGGGCAATCGGAGACGAAGGGAGCGCTCCCGGTTTAGTACGTGAGGCTGGTCGAGCAGTGCGACGGCACATTGACCTCGGAGGGGCAAGGTCAGAGCCGCTTGTCGAAGCGCTTTGTGAGGCATTTGGACTGAATAGCCCCACGAACATCGGCACCGCTATCGCGAAGGAAGGCGGTGCCTCGGCTCTGGGGCGACACGCACCCGTTATCTTCTACGCAGCCAATGAAGGCTCGTCGTTGGCTAAGCGCGTTATTGACGAGGGCGCAGCGGCCCTGACCCAATTAGTTCACCACCTGAAGTTGGCGGGCGTGTCCGACAAAGACGTGGTGGTAGGCGGAGGGGTCATCCTCGCCCAGCCACTTTTAGCCAATGCGTTCTCCCATCAAATTTCCGATCGTTTCGGGGCGACAGTGGCGGTCACCTTCCTCGACAAGCCGCCGGTCTTAGGCGCCTGCGTCTTGGCGCGGCAACTTTGCAGTGCCGGGGATGGCCCAGAGACCTCAATTGTCTCTCAACATATGGATATCCAATGATTTACAGGTCAACGATCGCCCGTCAACCCAATCAGTTTCGCCATACCTTGGAAGTGGTCGGAACGCAGCTTCGCGACCTTGATCTCGCGCCATTTGAAAAGGGGACTGTCGTCGTTACAGGAATAGGCGCGAGTTACGAGGCAGCGGGGGTAGTGGCCGGTGAGCTGCAACGCCGCGGCAGACGAGCAAATACTTGGCGCGCAGTCGATCTCATGGAGCCGGGGGACCCTGGCGACGCGATCATAGTCTTTTCTGTCGGAGGAAGAAGCATCGAGCCAATCGCTGCACTCACCATCCACAGCACGTTACCATCCCTCGCGATTACAAGCGGAGGCAACGACCCGCTGTCACGCACCGCTTCGGCAGCACTTCGCTTCGAGTCCGGTCCGGATTCACTGCCGTCGAGCACCGGCTACACAGGCTCGCTGCTGGCAGGCGGGCTGCTGATAGATGCGCTCTGCGGTGAAGACAGCTTCAATTGGAACGACATTCCTCTGATAGCAAGCGAGGTCTTGGAAACCTCTGCGAAAAAGATGGCACGCATTGGAGAAATGTTTCATGACCAGCGGGCGATCGATTGCGTTGGCGCGATATCGGCTTTGGGTACGGCGGGCGAGGCTTGTTTGCTCATTCGCGAGGCTGCGAGGGTGCCCACCGGCGTCGCAGACACGCTGCACTACTTGCACGGCCCGATGGAATCGATGGATCAGGCAACCGGGATTTTGATATTTGGTGACGGCCGCGAAGTGCGATTGGCGCAGGAATTGGCTGAAATCGGCTGTGCAGTTCTTCTGGTAACCGCAAGCGAGTCGCCTCAGGACGCCAAAAACCTCGCAGTTGTGAAGGTGCCATCTTTGCAGAACCGCGTGGCACGATCAATCGTGGACATCCTGCCCGCTCAGCTGCTAGCCGCAGAACTGTCCGACGCGGCCGGACTTACTGATGCCCAGTTTCGTTATAGCCAAAATGACACAAAGGTGACCATGGACGAATCGGAGCCCCGGGTCTGAGCACGCGCGCCACGAGATGACACGTTCCGGACATCCTTCTTGGCCCTGATCAAGACAGCAATGGCGAGCCAGTGCAGTGTTCACGCTGTCTCGAGGCCGTCGACGGCAGAATGTGTCGTGCTTCGCCTGCCAATTGAATGGAGCGCAGCATTCTGTTTCCAAAGGCGCATGAAACTTGGAAAGGTAACTCTACGATAAAACTATACGCCGTGGAATCGTCTCGGCACGGTTGACGGCTGCGAGTAACTCACCACGGGGAACACTGCATCGTTGACGTCCTCTGCTTGCTGAAGCTCGCTTAAGCGTTGCTGGCAGCATCTGAGGTGCCCATTCCAGGCGAGCATAAATAACTCCAGG
Coding sequences:
- a CDS encoding glucosamine--fructose-6-phosphate aminotransferase, giving the protein MIYRSTIARQPNQFRHTLEVVGTQLRDLDLAPFEKGTVVVTGIGASYEAAGVVAGELQRRGRRANTWRAVDLMEPGDPGDAIIVFSVGGRSIEPIAALTIHSTLPSLAITSGGNDPLSRTASAALRFESGPDSLPSSTGYTGSLLAGGLLIDALCGEDSFNWNDIPLIASEVLETSAKKMARIGEMFHDQRAIDCVGAISALGTAGEACLLIREAARVPTGVADTLHYLHGPMESMDQATGILIFGDGREVRLAQELAEIGCAVLLVTASESPQDAKNLAVVKVPSLQNRVARSIVDILPAQLLAAELSDAAGLTDAQFRYSQNDTKVTMDESEPRV
- a CDS encoding D-arabinono-1,4-lactone oxidase, translating into MSNQVCRVKHFEMPSSDDDVCRTIKTAASTNLRVRVVGTGHSYTPIVPTDGVLISAERLTGIENIDPTNGSVTLRGGTRICDVGLELRSAGWALPNQGDIDLQTMSGAVSTGTHGSGDSLQCLAGPIIGMRIAMGDGSIANFDASQDIDVLNAAKVCLGMLGVVLSVTMKLVPAFDLHDKIWREDFEECMNHLDQLCQENRSLRVFWCPTEHSASLYSLPDTSGIGRTRSKADVCEIRTLNVTTQPSAAVEAQAGERIGPSYRIFPGSIPMPNHNECEYSVPYEDGPAVLREIRKLIQTKHPSQIFPVEYRTVAADDIWLSPYFERKTAMISVSGAAGEDYWDFIRDCETIFSWVKGRPHWGKLHSLGRSEIEALYPRYGDFISQRARFDPDGRFLNDYLRERFG
- a CDS encoding IS110 family transposase gives rise to the protein MKLFIGLDVSLAKTAVCIVSEHGKIVKEAEVGSDPAALTQFALEQQGEIAMIGMEAGPLSRWLHRGLTEAGLEVVLMETRQVKGALKAMPIKTDRRDAEGIARLLHLGWFRPVHCKSVSAQEIRALLGARKSIQQGVIALEMSLRGLLRNFGLKVGAISKGRFDARIQELVASNTTLVAATEPMLRARATLRHELARLERHVRSLAQDDPTCRLLMTMPAVGAVVALTFKSAVDDPARFSSSKKVGPWVGLTPSRQQSGERDVTGGITKAGDAHLRHALCQAATVMMNRGRGSWLRTWASRVAKRRGTKRAMVALARRIGVILHRMWLDGGNFRWEGAPEPIHA
- a CDS encoding MurR/RpiR family transcriptional regulator — encoded protein: MQEKILARLRSSQPSLSPALLRISEYVLNDPAKVVNQTITEVADGSGSSEASVLRFCRDIKFSSFQRFKLALGIELSTHQTIRHASPSGDVIDDTLSTAITALKQTKDLLNHAALELAAKQIIRAKSIDLYGFGGSANVARYAHYLFVRFGLVSRVLDDPHLAVMSAVNLGPKQVALAISESGSSKDTINSLMAAKAAGAFTIAITCHIRSPIAANADAVLGASSTDTPITRGAFSRVAGQYLIIDILANMIAKDGSKFQAAMQRTAEATIDKSF
- a CDS encoding BadF/BadG/BcrA/BcrD ATPase family protein — protein: MGSISIGVDIGGTKTHLRSCLEQGMGRDLVVRTSEWRCGAYDHDIPGLIALISGFADGATPNGIAIGSHGCDDEAECAILQKPLSNHFACPLRVVNDAELFPLAMGLSSGIGVVAGTGSIAVARDQKGRMHVAGGWGWAIGDEGSAPGLVREAGRAVRRHIDLGGARSEPLVEALCEAFGLNSPTNIGTAIAKEGGASALGRHAPVIFYAANEGSSLAKRVIDEGAAALTQLVHHLKLAGVSDKDVVVGGGVILAQPLLANAFSHQISDRFGATVAVTFLDKPPVLGACVLARQLCSAGDGPETSIVSQHMDIQ